The sequence atatgattttAGACCTAAAATGCACAATATGAATATTTTTTGATAATAGGCTATGAAAAGGAAGGTCAAGACAGTAGAGTGATAACAAGGTAGATGCAAATATGTAAAAGctgaaatatttgtttgtttttttgtatctgCCATAATGCaaatacagctatggaaaaagaTAAAGAGACCACTAGGATTTTCTATAGTTTCACTGGATTTACAATATGTTTGACTGaaatgtaatgttgttttgctttgttttgtttctgtctaAACTACTGATCATGTTTCTTTTGAACTAAAACATGAAAAGCATTGGCATGTAAAGCATAAAGGACAGTTGTTCAAAAAAGGAGCCATGTgcagtgctcaacataattgagtacacctcattttgaaaatgaaaatttgtaataagttttcagtgaatataggaaatgtattttggtgcatttaaacaaaacagatttattaaatggatatatttattaaaatgatattttagtcaccaaatatatttagaaattgaaagttaatacaattaaattcaagcaaagtattgcaaaaaaaattacaacctacaaaatttcaactagatttttacattttttttgcttctcttgatttctcctctttttttaaatttgtatttaatatttttctataacatacacATTTGGATGTGCTAGTTTTTGGattgttattgtaagttattttgttagacaaGCTCCAGATTTGGATTCAGTGTTGACTAAtcgaatgtatatgcacaaatgtaatattgtatagcttcttattaaaatatgaatttaaaagatagatttgtgatgggtttacttatatatgctgggcactgtatatatttattttagacaacacaatactatTTGTATTCAGAACATCTACAAGCCGATGTTTCAAACTCCAAGTCATTCCAAATCTTTTTTAAACCATGTAGTGAAACCAGCTCTTTAAATGGCAACTTTGTTTGGAGGTATTTCCATGCATTTTTAAAAGCCTTTTCCCCCATTTCAGTACCCACCACTGGTACAGACAATAAATAAACTTCCTGAGACCAAAGGCTATAGAGACAGGTTTTTACAAATGCAAGTTTGGAGATATGAGGGGAGTAAACCTAAAATagatttataaacaaaaatttGCCAAAGTTTGAGCCTACAAGTGGACAAAGCAGACCATCTTACCTGAGTGTACAACACACAATGATGAGTGAGGGACTTAAGATTTGTTATAAACCTAAGTACACCAAACTCTGAGAAGAtgcatacatataaataatatcgCCATGGTCCAATACAGACATAAAAGTTGCAGAAACAAGCTTCTTGTTTCTTGTgtgtaaaatattaacattttgcactcacacatagaattattattattattaatacttgaCTGTTTACATTTCTACTTCTAGAATGGCAGTTTCCAGTTGGTATTTTGGCTTATTTCTCATCTTTGATTTGATGACCATGACACTGGGCACCAACACCCACTACAATTCACCAATGGAAGTCTTCAGCGACAACATAATTATCCCGCCCAAGCCAGAGGCGTCCATACATCATCAGACTCATCAAAGGACAGACAGAGGACGCAAGGAGAGGATGACAGGCGGTCAGCTCAGAGAAAGACCCCGCATTGCCGTCTTCCACACCCAAAATGAAGGGCCAGACCTGGAGGGGCTCAGTCCCGTTCGCTTAGAGATGGAGCCGACAGATAAACGTCGGGTAATGACTCCTAGAAAGAAGACCTTCATGGGCTCTGATTCCCTAATTCAAGAGAAAATGAATATTTCTCCTGGTGCTGAGACTCCAGAGAAGGCGATGAGGCGTCCCACTGTTCGAAAAGTGTTTGGAGGGCACGTCATTAGGGCTCCTCTTGAGGAAGGTGAAAAGAAACCCTTCAAACTTTCCCAAGTAGAACTCCCTTGTAGCTGTCCTGCTATTTTTTAATTATCTGCCTGCCATTTTTTCTCGCAGAGTCTTTGGCATCAGGGAAGAAACGGAGGGTTTCTTTTGATCAAAGGCTCAATAAAGCCTCCTTTGGGAGTCCCACAGAGCCAGTGCTTCCTGCTGCCACTGTTGGCACCTTCATATTGCCCATAACTGCAGCAGTCGATGGGGATCCAAACCCCTCAAGTGAACCGCAGGTAACCATCAGCTCGCTGTTCAGTCTTTTCAATCACACTGATTAAAAATATCTCAGCTTCTCATCTATCAGTGTCTAGAAACAGGCTTAATAAAATTGAATCCCAATGACCTACATTATGAGGAATAATAGGTTCATGCCATCAATTTAATCCACACATTTCTTGTTTATTGCCTCCAAAGCTATACAACAGACCATCATGATTTGTTCCATTACACCTAAAAGGATTAAGAAAGTGATTTACGTTCATATGACAAAGTGAAATTTCATAACCCCGTACAGTGATATGAATACTGAATGTTATTTTTGTACCATAGGTCAGACGTTATTTAGGTGGAGATGTGGCGCCCACTTTCAACATGGCCTTATTTGACTGGACGGATTATGAAGATATGAGGCCTGTAGATAAAAAGCAATATTCGAAAAAGCAAGGTAAACCAATATTGCACATAgaagtacattcattcattcattttccttcagcttagtccctttattcatcaggggtcgccacagcagaatgaaccgctaacttatccagcaaatgttttacacagtggatgcctttccagctgcaacccggtaaCGGAAAACCCATaaacccatacactttcacatccacacacataccctacggccaatttagtttattcaattcac comes from Danio aesculapii chromosome 23, fDanAes4.1, whole genome shotgun sequence and encodes:
- the draxinb gene encoding draxin; translation: MAVSSWYFGLFLIFDLMTMTLGTNTHYNSPMEVFSDNIIIPPKPEASIHHQTHQRTDRGRKERMTGGQLRERPRIAVFHTQNEGPDLEGLSPVRLEMEPTDKRRVMTPRKKTFMGSDSLIQEKMNISPGAETPEKAMRRPTVRKVFGGHVIRAPLEEESLASGKKRRVSFDQRLNKASFGSPTEPVLPAATVGTFILPITAAVDGDPNPSSEPQVRRYLGGDVAPTFNMALFDWTDYEDMRPVDKKQYSKKQGSEKQATQSPSTGLVRLASENNACKHHLDCLPGSCCNLRKHVCELHNRGFNNKCYDSCMCEEGLRCYAKSHRHYRITRKKGQCVDPEDLNHGMFIIV